In Juglans microcarpa x Juglans regia isolate MS1-56 chromosome 7D, Jm3101_v1.0, whole genome shotgun sequence, the following are encoded in one genomic region:
- the LOC121239998 gene encoding E3 ubiquitin-protein ligase BRE1-like 2 yields the protein MENEDSDEPERKRHHLNSVSSAMARNSTTSPPNDRSVDATVLQHQNQKLLQQIDVQKHELHELEAKIKELKDNQCSYDDVLIVVNQLWNQLVDDLILLGVRAGAGQIALEFLDHADHCRGSVPSCPAEEIFLCRLLKRDSIDVNGNKEIIKYVEEALALRHSSTSELLKLLEDTINDQRVKTESIARTLHGKLSSEDAIIQLSKIDDMMKEEAIKLREAIGVLHLKHIEYIERIQTYISSHSADETEIKRLAGELDECMTELEESRRKLVNLQMQKDGASWIPTPTRGTVNGNLSPEKPADKTMGLRELKDSIEEAKVLAEDRLSELQDAQEENQVLSKQLQDLQNELKDEKYVRTSRLYSLRNDQLQHWNAEVERYKVLTDSLQADRPLFMRREKEVIAKLESANVVRNAVDNAESRIEELEHQLQKCVIEKNDLEIKMEEALQDAGRKDIKSEFHVMSSALSKEMGMMKAQLKRWRETAHEALSLREEAQSLKAQLNRKNNEKQSLADKCAEQMAGINSLKELIEQLQKEKLELQIFLDMYGQESYENRDLMEIKESERRAHSQAEVLRNALDEHSLELRVKAANEAEAACQQRLSAAEAEIADLRAKLDASERDVLELTEAIRSKDGEAEAYISEIETIGQAYEDMQTQNQHLLQQLTERDDYNIKLVSESVKTKQAQSVLLSEKQALAKQLQQINASVESLKMKISYSEEQMETCLTEAIKSTQEERHFAVNLEMAKWELAEAEKELKWLKSAVASSEKEYEQIQQDGDDLQFELENERSSRKKLEEELRELNIKVADMSSETGEAAIQKLQDEIKSCKSILKCSVCSDRPKEVVIVKCYHLFCNPCIQKNLEIRHRKCPACGNAFGQNDVRFVKI from the exons ATGGAGAACGAGGACTCCGATGAGCCCGAGAGGAAGCGGCATCATCTTAACTCAGTGTCTTCCGCCATGGCTCGGAACTCCACCACTTCGCCACCCAACGACAGAAGC GTTGATGCGACAGTTCTCCAGCACCAGAACCAGAAACTTCTTCAGCAGATAGATGTACAGAAACATGAGTTGCATGAGCTTGAGGCAAAAATTAAGGAATTAAAAGACAACCAATGTTCATATGATGATGTGTTAATTGTAGTGAACCAACTTTGGAATCAG TTAGTTGATGACTTGATCCTTCTTGGGGTACGAGCTGGGGCAGGCCAGATTGCTTTAGAATTTCTGGACCATGCTGATCATTGtcgag GTTCAGTTCCCTCATGTCCTGCAGAAGAAATATTTCTTTGTAGACTGCTAAAGAGAGATTCTATTGATGTTAATGGTAACAAAGAGATCATTAAATATGTTGAAGAAGCCCTTGCTCTGCGTCATTCATCTACTAGTGAGTTGTTGAAACTCCTGGAAGATACCATTAATGATCAAAGGGTGAAAACGGAAAGCATTGCTCGGACATTGCATGGAAAGCTATCGTCAGAAG ATGCTATCATCCAATTGTCTAAGATTGACGATATGATGAAAGAGGAGGCTATTAAGCTGCGTGAAGCGATTGGTGTTCTCCACTTGAAGCATATAGAATACATCGAGAGGATTCAAACTTACATCAGCAGCCATTCCGCAGATGAAACTGAGATTAAGCGTCTTGCAG GTGAGCTGGATGAGTGCATGACAGAACTTGAAGAGAGTAGAAGAAAATTAGTCAACCTCCAAATGCAAAAGGATGGAGCATCTTGGATACCTACTCCAACTCGTGGTACAGTCAATGGAAACTTGTCACCTGAAAAGCCTGCAGATAAGACAATGGGTTTGCGAGAATTAAAGGACTCCATTGAGGAAGCAAAG GTACTGGCTGAAGATCGTCTTTCTGAGCTTCAAGATGCTCAGGAAGAGAATCAAGTCTTGTCAAAACAGTTGCAAGATCTTCAG AATGAActgaaagatgaaaaatatgtgcGCACCTCTCGTTTATACTCTTTGAGAAATGATCAACTCCAACATTGGAATGCTGAAGTGGAGCGCTACAAAGTATTGACAGACTCTCTGCAG GCTGACAGGCCTCTCTTCATGAGAAGGGAGAAGGAGGTGATTGCAAAATTAGAATCCGCAAATGTTGTGAGGAATGCCGTTGATAATGCTGAATCTAGGATAGAAGAGCTAGAGCATCAGCTGCAGAAGTGtgttattgaaaaaaatgatcttGAGATAAAAATGGAAGAAGCTCTGCAGGATGCAG GTAGAAAGGACATTAAATCAGAGTTTCATGTAATGTCTTCGGCTTTGTCTAAAGAAATGGGAATGATGAAAGCTCAATTGAAGCGATGGAGGGAGACAGCTCATGAAGCACTGTCCTTGCGTGAGGAAGCACAATCTCTAAAAGCTCAGCTAAATAGGAAG AACAATGAAAAGCAGAGCTTAGCAGACAAATGTGCTGAACAGATGGCAGGGATCAATTCTCTCAAGGAACTG ATTGAGCAGTTGCAGAAGGAAAAACTGGAACTGCAAATCTTCTTAGACATGTATGGACAGGAAAGTTATGAAAACAG AGATTTGATGGAAATCAAAGAATCAGAACGCAGAGCTCACTCACAAGCTGAAGtcttgagaaatgctttagatGAGCATAGTCTGGAGTTGAGAGTGAAAGCTGCCAATGAAGCTGAGGCTGCTTGTCAACAACGGCTTTCTGCTGCTGAAGCTGAAATAGCTGATTTGAGGGCTAAATTGGATGCTTCTGAGAG GGATGTTTTGGAGCTTACTGAAGCTATTCGAAGTAAAGATGGGGAGGCAGAAGCATACATATCCGAAATTGAG ACCATTGGTCAAGCATACGAAGATATGCAGACTCAGAACCAACATCTGTTGCAGCAGCTGACAGAGAGGGACGACTATAATATCAAG CTTGTTTCTGAGAGTGTAAAGACAAAGCAGGCACAGAGTGTTTTACTATCTGAGAAGCAGGCATTGGCAAAGCAACTTCAACAAATTAACGCGTCAGTAGAAtccttaaaaatgaaaatttcctACAGTGAAGAGCAG ATGGAGACTTGTCTGACAGAAGCCATCAAATCTACCCAAGAAGAGAGACATTTTGCAGTCAACCTGGAAATGGCCAAGTGGGAATTGGCTGAGGCTGAGAAGGAGTTAAAGTGGCTTAAATCTGCTGTTGCTTCCTCTGAGAAGGAATATGAACAAATTCAGCAGGATGGGGACGATCTCCAATTTGAATTGGAGAATGAAAG AAGCTCGAGGAAAAAGCTTGAAGAAGAGCTTAGGGAATTGAATATCAAAGTTGCTGATATGAGTTCTGAAACTGGAGAGGCTGCAATACAGAAACTCCAAGATGAAATCAAAAGCTGCAAGTCTATTCTTAAGTGTAGTGTGTGTTCCGATCGTCCAAAGGAG GTTGTAATCGTGAAGTGCTATCATCTTTTCTGCAATCCATGCATCCAAAAGAATCTAGAGATCCGCCATCGGAAATGTCCTGCATGTGGGAATGCGTTTGGTCAGAATGATGTTCGGTTTGTAAAGATATAA
- the LOC121239656 gene encoding transmembrane protein 45A-like, translated as MGSMVGHVLPGFGFFVIGLWHLFNNIKLHARCPISYTSSPWFPTSRFKYLELFFIIGGSCASISAELFIGPDRHQPFDPDGTIPSHHLRNFEHASISMTLLVYAVLAIVLDRIGSKAPQYGLTMLLGSIAFAQELLLFYLHSSDHRGPEGQYHLLLQIVTTVSLATTLMGIGLPKSFLVSFVRSASILLQGIWFIVTGFMLWTPAFIPKGCFINDEDGHKEVKCTGEEANHRAKSLTNILFSWLLIAFTIFTVCFYLVLVKAYGEKVEYVTLKREEEHEDQDFDDIVESQKKSELDNSRISLIQMGKTLFTDMEIN; from the coding sequence ATGGGTAGCATGGTGGGACATGTTTTGCCAGGCTTTGGCTTTTTTGTCATTGGATTATGGCACCTCTTTAACAACATTAAGCTCCATGCTCGGTGCCCAATTTCTTATACCTCTAGTCCTTGGTTTCCCACCTCAAGATTCAAGTACTTGGAACTCTTCTTTATCATTGGAGGCTCTTGTGCCTCAATATCCGCGGAGCTCTTCATCGGCCCGGACCGACACCAACCGTTTGACCCTGATGGAACCATCCCCTCCCACCATCTCCGTAACTTCGAGCACGCTTCCATCTCAATGACTCTCTTAGTCTATGCGGTGCTTGCTATAGTTCTCGATCGTATTGGCTCCAAAGCTCCTCAGTACGGGCTAACCATGTTGCTCGGTTCCATAGCCTTTGCACAAGAGCTTCTTCTTTTCTACCTTCACTCATCTGATCACAGGGGCCCGGAAGGCCAATACCACTTGCTTCTACAAATTGTTACCACTGTTTCTTTGGCCACTACTCTTATGGGAATTGGTCTCCCTAAGAGTTTCTTGGTCAGCTTTGTAAGGTCAGCCAGCATATTACTCCAAGGCATTTGGTTTATAGTAACGGGATTTATGCTTTGGACTCCGGCATTCATTCCTAAAGGTTGCTTCATTAACGATGAGGACGGTCACAAAGAGGTCAAGTGCACCGGAGAGGAAGCCAATCATCGCGCCAAGTCATTGACAAACATTCTATTTAGCTGGTTATTGATTGCATTCACCATTTTTACAGTGTgcttttatttggttttggttaaAGCTTACGGTGAGAAGGTAGAGTATGTTACATTGAAAAGGGAAGAAGAGCACGAAGATCAGGATTTTGATGATATTGTTGAATCCCAAAAGAAAAGCGAACTTGACAATTCAAGGATCAGCCTCATACAAATGGGAAAAACCCTTTTCACCGACATggaaattaactaa
- the LOC121239657 gene encoding transmembrane protein 45A-like, with protein sequence MGSMVGHVLPGFGFFVIGLWHLFNNIKLHARCPISYTSSPWFPTSRFKYLELFFIIGGSCASISAELFIGPDRHQPFDPDGTIPSHHLRNFEHASISMTLLVYAVFAIVLVRIGTNASQYGLTMLLGSIAFAQELLVFHLHSSDHKGPEGQYHLLLQIVTTVSLATTLMGIGLPKSFLVSFVRSASILLQGIWFIVTGFMLWTPALIPKGCFINDEDGHKEVRCTGEEANHRAKSLTNILFSWLLIAFTIFAVCYYLVLVKAYSEKVEYVTLKREEEYEDQDFDDVESQKKSELENSRINLIQMGKTLFTN encoded by the coding sequence ATGGGTAGCATGGTGGGACATGTTTTGCCAGGCTTTGGCTTTTTTGTCATTGGATTATGGCACCTCTTTAACAACATTAAGCTCCATGCTCGGTGCCCAATTTCTTATACCTCTAGTCCTTGGTTTCCCACCTCAAGATTCAAGTACTTGGAACTCTTCTTTATCATTGGAGGCTCTTGTGCCTCAATATCCGCGGAGCTCTTCATCGGCCCGGACCGACACCAACCGTTTGACCCTGATGGAACCATCCCCTCCCACCATCTCCGTAACTTCGAGCACGCTTCCATCTCAATGACTCTCTTAGTCTATGCGGTGTTTGCTATAGTTCTCGTTCGTATTGGCACCAATGCTTCTCAGTACGGGCTAACCATGTTGCTCGGTTCCATAGCCTTTGCACAAGAGCTTCTTGTTTTCCACCTTCACTCATCTGATCACAAGGGCCCGGAAGGCCAATACCACTTGCTTCTACAAATTGTTACTACTGTTTCTTTGGCCACTACTCTTATGGGAATTGGTCTCCCTAAGAGTTTCTTGGTCAGCTTTGTAAGGTCAGCCAGCATATTACTCCAAGGCATTTGGTTTATAGTAACGGGATTTATGCTCTGGACACCGGCATTGATTCCTAAAGGTTGCTTCATTAACGATGAGGACGGTCACAAAGAGGTCAGGTGCACCGGAGAGGAAGCCAATCATCGCGCCAAGTCATTGACAAACATTCTATTTAGCTGGTTATTGATTGCATTCACCATTTTTGCAGTGTGCTACTATTTGGTTTTGGTTAAAGCTTACAGTGAGAAGGTAGAGTATGTTACATTGAAAAGGGAAGAAGAGTACGAAGATCAAGATTTTGATGATGTTGAATCCCAAAAGAAAAGCGAACTTGAAAATTCAAGGATCAACCTCATACAAATGGGAAAAACCCTTTTCACCAACTGA